The Coffea eugenioides isolate CCC68of unplaced genomic scaffold, Ceug_1.0 ScVebR1_1138;HRSCAF=1942, whole genome shotgun sequence DNA window GTTGAAAGCTGTGATTCTAAAACAGGGTACAAAAAAGTTGCAAGAATCCCTATCGTAGCGCTTATTCCTCGTGCAATCCCAATTATATAGGCTGGTATGCCTTGCCATACCAAAGCAGCAGTCATTAGAGTTCCGAAGCTGAAATGCCAAGCAACAATGGATTATGTCCTGAAGACACATTGGCATTTAAACCCAGAAGCATGAAATATTCCATCCTCAAACTTCCTACTATTGCTCTCATGATCCTAAAGATTACAAAATGAGGCATTCCCTCTTCTTATTGAGACATCCTTTAGTAATTttaagtcaagaaacaagacATCTTTAGTGAACAAAAAAATTGGATATGAGAGGTCATTACTTAAATATATTTATCAGCTTAATTGGCAGggtggagagagagagatgaatAAAACATATAAATTCATGCAGACAACTATAATTTGTAAAGGCCAATATCTTAAAGAATTTACCTAAGTACGGTAAAGTAGAGTAAAGCAAGCGCAATTCCAGGCAGAACCACATCTTGCTCTAGATAAACTTTCCATGCACTGAAGTAAGAGATTCTTGAAATTCGTTCGATTACTTTTCTCATCCAGCCGTGGTCGAGAGGCTCCAAATCATTATCACCTAAGTAGTGAGAGTTTCTACTTTCATCAGTCAAGGAGCTTCTTTCCGAATCAGTTGGCAGAGATCTATAAACCCTCTTTTGACTGCTTTCACTTAAAGCAGGAATTCCATTGTATACAGACATTAGAAGCCAATACTGCAAGCAAACGGACAATATATTCCAGATAGCTAGAGTTAAAGCTGAAGCAGTTAGAGAGACAAAGCTGATGATGAAACCAGAGACTACAGGAGCAAATAACTTGCAAACTAAATCAATCCTTCGAATGGTTGCATTCATCTTAGTCAGGACACCTGGATGTTGACCTTCTGATATCACAACCACCCTGCAGAAAAATGTGAATAtcatatctttttcttttatatgtCTAAATTAATTACTACGACTTTCAAGGAACGTGCTATCCTTTGGTTGAACTGGTCAGCAAGATGAGGTATACATCAAAACCAAGTTCATCATTTGACTCTCGTGAGATGATATGCTAATTTTAGCAACAGATTGTACAAAAGAgtaatgcaagatactacagcAGTGCATCCATACTTTACATTCACTGTCTTGGGAAGAAATAAGTTCATCAAAGACCTAACGCACTCACCATTCTCTTTCAACCAGAATGGTTCCAGCAAGAGTGGAGAGCCCACCAACAGCTCCAGAAATATTGATTAACAGGATAAACGACAAAAATACTATGAAATTTTCTGACTTCACATCCTCATACAGCAGAAGTGCAACCACAGTGCCTCCAGCAATCATAAAGGAGAAATTTTGGCTTAATAACCAAAGTCGAAGAACCTACAAGTTAAAAAACAGATGAATAATAAGTATCATTTCCCTAGGACAAGAAGTAAAAAAGCATTAGCTGTTTTTTCCCTAAAAATGCTGTTTTTCGATAAGCGCATGACGTGGATAATAGATAGAAATCACAAGTCTACATGATAGAGATTCTGCAAGGTAAATTCCGTTCCACAACATGGCTTCATTCTTTGGTTGGACATGCAGCAAATAATTTTTTACCATAGTCATCTTGTTCACTCGGAATGTGTATGGTTCAAAGCTAAAGGTTTTCCTTTTCAAATACTAGACTTGATCCAAAAATCTTTGcaattacaaattttttttttgaagtctCTTAATTCTTTGCTTCATTTTGACATGCAAATACTACAATGAGGATGACATCATCAACCATCAAGAAGGCATCTCAAGATAGAGACTGAAACGAGCCTTGATGTACGTGAACTTATCAACCAACCGTCCAACAACAGGACCAACTAATGCCGTGGAGGCAGATTCCACCACACCATAAGCAGCAGCAAGGGCCAGCGAATCCGGCCAGACATTAATCATGTACAGACCAACAGAGAATTCCCACATTCTGCAACCAAAATATACCCTCATGAGAAGCTAACTTTAGTGCAAGTATTTCAATAGGTTGGCAAATTGAGTCAGAATTATCGCAAGAAGTGCAGTAGGAAAAAGGACTACATCTAAAATATCCAAATTAAGACTGGAAAGACAGACttgaagaaacaagaaaatCACAAGAGTAGCGCGAATCCTCAAAATAACGTATTTGAGAAATGCTAAACGTAAATCCACGAGAATGTCGCATATCCTATCAAGAAAAGTAAACTAAATTTGTGAAAATcgttttatttatatatttattctAGTTAATCGGTAAAAAAAAGTGTCCAAAGAGTAGAGATAACAGGTTTCGGTAAGACGAGACGAGAAAACCAACAACTCATACAACAACACACAAGACATGACACGCCGCTTCTTCTGACTGAAACTTAACGAAACAAAACCCTGATAGAAAAGGCTTCGCTAATGATGAAACGAGAATGAGGGGACATGTTACCTGGCACCCCATCTGGCTAGGAAGTGACCAACGTAGAGATAATTGAGGAGAGACGGGGGAAAGGAAAGAGGCTGCCGCTGCTGCTCTTGAGGTTCAGAAATTAACGGCTTGTTCAACATCTCGATACGATAGTTTTGCCGCTGCCGCTGTTTCTATTTAGTATTGCTCGATGGAGATATAGAGTCCCAGAACTGGGTTTTGCATCTgacttttgtgttttgaatcTCTGGTCAAAGATAGGGAGCCTGGCACCCTGAGACATCGGAACCAGCTGAGCTGAGGTCGCCTACTTACAGTTGGGAGTATTTAATTAGCTGAGTGTTTACGTGGTGGAGAATCCATGCGAGTAGTTTTTGTGCTCTGTTGTGTTGAGTGCTAATAACAATTTTGGGATTAAGATCCTCTCAAATGAATTTCTCTCCATTCATCTATCCTTTTTTTCATATTCAAACGATAATCTTTTGAGAATATTTTGACAATCTTTTAAGAATATTCAATTTACACAACATTTTTGTACAATTTGaacgataaaaaaaaattttgggtcaaatttgaaATGATTACGTTGTTAGTCGTCAGTCTGTGACGCTGATTTTGTTGCTCTGTCGGTGTACTACGGAAGATTGCTCTGAAAGCTCAAAAGGGAAAACAAAGGCTAAAGTGTTTATAGATAAAGAATGAAACAAAAGTGTACTCCGATTACTAGAAAGAACAAAAAGTACAAAAGTCCCATCACCGTCAGTCATAAGGTTAAAATCATTTAACCTTAGAACCTGGATCCGGAGCAAATGGGGGTTGCAGTCAATGGCCCAATATCGGCCCAGAGGGTTGTTGACCTGCGACCTTACCAACCATGACGTGTTGGGACGCCAATGCTTACGGGACCAATAATACCTTTTAATTAATCATGGGTTTGTTCATGATGTAACTGGATATTATATTGCTCAATCTTTAATTACAGCACGTCTCATATGCAGAATCTTAGTCCACGATTTTTCATTAGATATATTCATCTTTAATTGCGGCAGGTCTCACAGGCAGATTAGCCGGCTCAGGCAAATCTCAGAGTCTTGGACACTTTTATTTCCCCCAAATTATAGGGTTAATTGTAATTTTCATCCTCCAACTATCAATCATTAGTACTTTGCATCCTAAACCAACAATTTTAGCACAAGGATCAAATCTTAAAAATCAATGAATTTCTTTTGCGCTATTTGTTGACTATTCAACGCTCAAAATGTTGATTTTTGTGGCACAATTTGTTCATCCCACATCGGCTGAAGTTCAAGGAAAGGCTCCCTTTGTTTCTTATAAATAAGGGGAGTCTATGAAGGTTTTAAgtgcaccactcaagagagcATTATATGAGTTTTTAGTTTCTTGGGTCATCTAGCCCATTtatagtcaaatattttaggttTTCTTGTTTTGAATTTAGGAATATTTCTTAAACCTTTTGTAAGTGCCATTTTGGCCTAAAAATCACTTTCCTAcgatttttgtatttttttcttcATAGTATAAATATTGCTCCTCtctcgcccgtggacgtaggtcaatttgaccgaatcACGTAAATTTTGGTATCTTTTATTTtactttgttatttgtctttattgGGTTGTTACAACccttttatatggtcggttttaccgcctaattattatatgacTGATTTCTACCGCCTAaccattatatggtcggttataccgtctattttgttctaattttagtttgtttattcttGGGCCAGTCCTAACAAACTGGTAGCAGAGTTGGTTGATATATTTTGTTAGACAGGTTCATCTTGTGGGGCCCGTTCAACCTGTGGGGCCCATTCATCTCCTGGGTCCACTCACCTTGTGGGGCCCGCTTACCCCCAATAGGGTCCACTTATCCTGTCGGTCCGCTCACTCTGTGGGATCCGCTCACGAGACTTGCATATTTGTTTGACCAGTTTTTGAGACAAGATTCAAGTTATAgattttgtggcaacaatgacgGTAACAAATACGGTTATCGAAAAATTTgacaggaatgtcaacttcgGGATGTGGCAGTTCAACATGGAGGCCATTCTTGTTCAAGATGGAGTTGATTTGGCAATACAAGGAATTGAAAAACAAGTTAGAAGATGCAAAGGATACGGATTTTGCCGATACGGATAAGAAGGCTGGATCCAACATAATTTTGAATCTCTCCGATGAAGTTTTACGGGAGGTAGCAACGGAGACTTCGGCCAAACCTAtgtgggataaattgaaagTCTTGTATATGAAGAAAACAGTCGAGAATCGGCTATATTTGAAGCAGAGTTTGTATATGTTTCGGATGTCTGAAAgtacatctatactctcccatcttgataaatttgattccattattatggatttggagaatataaattcgaaaattgatgatgaaaatTAGGCCCTATTACTT harbors:
- the LOC113754952 gene encoding solute carrier family 40 member 2-like, which codes for MLNKPLISEPQEQQRQPLSFPPSLLNYLYVGHFLARWGARMWEFSVGLYMINVWPDSLALAAAYGVVESASTALVGPVVGRLVDKFTYIKVLRLWLLSQNFSFMIAGGTVVALLLYEDVKSENFIVFLSFILLINISGAVGGLSTLAGTILVEREWVVVISEGQHPGVLTKMNATIRRIDLVCKLFAPVVSGFIISFVSLTASALTLAIWNILSVCLQYWLLMSVYNGIPALSESSQKRVYRSLPTDSERSSLTDESRNSHYLGDNDLEPLDHGWMRKVIERISRISYFSAWKVYLEQDVVLPGIALALLYFTVLSFGTLMTAALVWQGIPAYIIGIARGISATIGILATFLYPVLESQLSTLRTGLWSIWSQWTCLVVCVASIWVPNKLGAAYLLMGGVALSRLGLWMFDLAVIQQMQDQVPESDRCVVGGVQNSLQSVLDLTTYVMGIIISNPRDFWKLIILSLLVVTLAAVLYSIHIYRVRKHLFHFEKLYPLVRIVFRST